From Pongo pygmaeus isolate AG05252 chromosome 2, NHGRI_mPonPyg2-v2.0_pri, whole genome shotgun sequence, a single genomic window includes:
- the PYDC2 gene encoding pyrin domain-containing protein 2 gives MVSSAQLDFNLQALLEQLSQDELSKFKSLIRTISLGKELQTVPQKEVDKANGKQLVEIFTSHSCSYWAGMAAIRVFEKMNQMHLSGRADECRVMPPP, from the coding sequence ATGGTATCTTCTGCACAGCTGGACTTCAACCTGCAGGCTCTTCTGGAGCAGCTCAGCCAGGATGAGTTGAGCAAGTTCAAGTCTCTGATCAGAACAATCTCCCTGGGAAAGGAGCTACAGACGGTCCCCCAGAAGGAGGTAGACAAGGCTAATGGGAAGCAACTGGTAGAAATTTTCACCAGCCACTCCTGCAGCTACTGGGCAGGGATGGCAGCCATCCGGGTCTTTGAAAAGATGAATCAAATGCATCTGTCTGGGAGAGCTGATGAATGTCGTGTGATGCCCCCACCTTAA